Proteins encoded in a region of the Trichosurus vulpecula isolate mTriVul1 chromosome 9, mTriVul1.pri, whole genome shotgun sequence genome:
- the LOC118830704 gene encoding pleckstrin homology domain-containing family B member 2-like isoform X1 produces MAFVKSGWLLRQSTILKRWKKNWFDLWSDGHLIYYDDQTRQNVEDKIHMLVDCINIRMGNECRDFHPPEGKPKDCILQIVCRNGKTINLCAESEDDCLAWKFALQDARTNTAYVGSEVMCDETAVASSPPPYTAYATPSPEVFGYGQYHGAYPPGTQVIYAANGQAYAIPYQYPYPGPYGQQPANHVIIRERYWDNDGDLALGMLAGAATGMALGSLFWVF; encoded by the coding sequence ATGGCATTTGTGAAGAGTGGTTGGCTGCTTCGACAAAGCACGATTTTGAAGCGGTGGAAAAAAAACTGGTTTGATCTGTGGTCAGATGGCCACCTAATCTATTATGATGACCAGACTAGGCAGAATGTAGAAGATAAGATTCACATGCTGGTGGACTGCATCAACATCCGAATGGGAAATGAATGCCGGGATTTTCATCCTCCTGAGGGTAAGCCAAAAGACTGCATACTGCAAATTGTTTGCCGAAATGGGAAAACTATCAATCTTTGTGCAGAAAGTGAAGATGATTGCTTGGCCTGGAAATTTGCACTCCAGGATGCCAGGACAAATACAGCTTATGTTGGCTCAGAAGTCATGTGTGATGAGACTGCTGTtgcttcatctcctcctccttataCAGCTTATGCCACACCATCTCCTGAGGTATTTGGCTATGGTCAATATCATGGCGCATACCCTCCAGGAACTCAAGTTATCTATGCTGCTAATGGGCAGGCTTATGCAATACCATACCAGTATCCATATCCAGGACCTTATGGACAGCAACCTGCCAACCATGTCATCATCAGGGAGCGTTACTGGGACAACGATGGAGACCTGGCTCTGGGCATGCTGGCTGGGGCAGCCACTGGCATGGCCTTGGGATCTTTGTTCTGGGTCTTCTAA
- the LOC118830704 gene encoding pleckstrin homology domain-containing family B member 2-like isoform X3, with translation MAFVKSGWLLRQSTILKRWKKNWFDLWSDGHLIYYDDQTRQNVEDKIHMLVDCINIRMGNECRDFHPPEGKPKDCILQIVCRNGKTINLCAESEDDCLRYLAMVNIMAHTLQELKLSMLLMGRLMQYHTSIHIQDLMDSNLPTMSSSGSVTGTTMETWLWACWLGQPLAWPWDLCSGSSKFLYIFVFVASKTFIYFLCAIIIYFARYPCFTVKIFNDNYNSTFKIVTS, from the exons ATGGCATTTGTGAAGAGTGGTTGGCTGCTTCGACAAAGCACGATTTTGAAGCGGTGGAAAAAAAACTGGTTTGATCTGTGGTCAGATGGCCACCTAATCTATTATGATGACCAGACTAGGCAGAATGTAGAAGATAAGATTCACATGCTGGTGGACTGCATCAACATCCGAATGGGAAATGAATGCCGGGATTTTCATCCTCCTGAGGGTAAGCCAAAAGACTGCATACTGCAAATTGTTTGCCGAAATGGGAAAACTATCAATCTTTGTGCAGAAAGTGAAGATGATTG CCTGAGGTATTTGGCTATGGTCAATATCATGGCGCATACCCTCCAGGAACTCAAGTTATCTATGCTGCTAATGGGCAGGCTTATGCAATACCATACCAGTATCCATATCCAGGACCTTATGGACAGCAACCTGCCAACCATGTCATCATCAGGGAGCGTTACTGGGACAACGATGGAGACCTGGCTCTGGGCATGCTGGCTGGGGCAGCCACTGGCATGGCCTTGGGATCTTTGTTCTGGGTCTTCTAAGTTTCTCTACATCTTTGTATTTGTAGCTTCCAAaacctttatttattttctgtgtgcaataataatatattttgcaAGATATCCCTGTTTTACTGTAAAGATTTTTAATGACAATTACAATAGTACTTTTAAAATAGTGACATCTTAA
- the LOC118830704 gene encoding pleckstrin homology domain-containing family B member 2-like isoform X2, with protein sequence MAFVKSGWLLRQSTILKRWKKNWFDLWSDGHLIYYDDQTRQNVEDKIHMLVDCINIRMGNECRDFHPPEGKPKDCILQIVCRNGKTINLCAESEDDCLAWKFALQDARTNTAYVGSEVMCDETAVASSPPPYTAYATPSPEDLMDSNLPTMSSSGSVTGTTMETWLWACWLGQPLAWPWDLCSGSSKFLYIFVFVASKTFIYFLCAIIIYFARYPCFTVKIFNDNYNSTFKIVTS encoded by the exons ATGGCATTTGTGAAGAGTGGTTGGCTGCTTCGACAAAGCACGATTTTGAAGCGGTGGAAAAAAAACTGGTTTGATCTGTGGTCAGATGGCCACCTAATCTATTATGATGACCAGACTAGGCAGAATGTAGAAGATAAGATTCACATGCTGGTGGACTGCATCAACATCCGAATGGGAAATGAATGCCGGGATTTTCATCCTCCTGAGGGTAAGCCAAAAGACTGCATACTGCAAATTGTTTGCCGAAATGGGAAAACTATCAATCTTTGTGCAGAAAGTGAAGATGATTGCTTGGCCTGGAAATTTGCACTCCAGGATGCCAGGACAAATACAGCTTATGTTGGCTCAGAAGTCATGTGTGATGAGACTGCTGTtgcttcatctcctcctccttataCAGCTTATGCCACACCATCTCCTGAG GACCTTATGGACAGCAACCTGCCAACCATGTCATCATCAGGGAGCGTTACTGGGACAACGATGGAGACCTGGCTCTGGGCATGCTGGCTGGGGCAGCCACTGGCATGGCCTTGGGATCTTTGTTCTGGGTCTTCTAAGTTTCTCTACATCTTTGTATTTGTAGCTTCCAAaacctttatttattttctgtgtgcaataataatatattttgcaAGATATCCCTGTTTTACTGTAAAGATTTTTAATGACAATTACAATAGTACTTTTAAAATAGTGACATCTTAA